The nucleotide sequence TGTTATGCTTGAAATTGACGGCGCCGAATCTGTTCTTATGCCGAACGAACAGGTGAAACATGATAACTATAGAGTTGGTGAAAGATATAAAGTATTTGTTGTTGAAGTAGCTGATAGTATAAAAGGCGTGCATTTGGTTGTTTCACGTTCGCATCCCGGTTTGGTAAGATGTTTGTTTGAACTTGAGGTTCCGGAAATTGCACAGGGAATAATTGAATTTAAAGGAATTTCCAGAGAGGCAGGTTCAAGGTCTAAAATCGCTGTTGCTTCTACTATGGATAATGTTGATCCTGTTGGAACTTGTATCGGACCTAAGGGAATGAGAGTTCAAAATGTTATTGATGAATTAAGAGGAGAAAAAATTGATATAATCAGATATAGTGATGATCCGGCGGAGTATGTTTCAAACGCACTCAGCCCGGCTGATGTTGTATCGATAGAAGTCTTTCCTGAAAATAAAATGTGTAAGGTTGTTGTTCCTGAAAGCCAGCTGTCTTTGGCTATCGGCAAGGAGGGGCAGAACGTTAGATTAGCGGCAAGGCTTACAGGTTGGAAAATAGATTTGAGTTCTATTCCGGACAATGAGATAAAGAAAGGTGACAAAACTCTGGAAGCTGCTTTTGAGCAGTTGGGAAATGAGCTTTTAACCGAAGAGGATATGGAAAATGAGGTTTCGGAGATTTTGAACGACAGTTATTGAGTTTATTATATTGGAGGGAAATATGCCGACAAGAATGTGCGCAGTTTGCAGAAAACGTTTTGAAAAATCAGAACTGAACAGAGTTGTAATGTCAGAGTCGGGTGAGATTTTTTATGACCGTACAGGAAAGGCCCAAGCCCGAGGTTTGTATATTTGCAGAGAATGTGTGAGAGAAGCGGAAAAAAAGCGTGTTTTTGAGCGTGAATATAAGCGCAGAGTTGAGCCGTCGGTCTATGAGAGATTTGTGTCGGAGGTGGAGTCTGGGTGAGTGATGAAAAACTATTGCGGTTTATCGGTCTTGCTATGAAAGCCGGAAAGCTTATGCTTGGAGACGGCAGGGCTGTTGAATCTATAAGGGCAGGGAAGGCAAAATTAGTTTTAATTTCCAAAGACGCTTCCGATAATACTAAAAAGAAATATAGAAATATGTGTGAGTATCGGAATCTTAAATTATTGGATATATTTTCCGACAGAAATGAATTTGGTCAGTGTATAGGCAGAGATTTTGCGGTAGTGGCCGCAGTTGAGGACGATGGATTCGCAAAGAGAATCGTTGAACTTGCAGAAAGGGTTGATGAATAATATGGAAAAAATACGAGCTTATGAGTTATCAAAAATATTTGGGTTTCCCAGTAAGAATATAGTTAATGTTCTTCATGAATATGGGGTATCAACAAAAAATCATATGAGTGCTCTGTCAGAGTATGAACTTGATGTTATTTTTGAATACTATACTCAGAAGAATCAAGCAAAGGATTTTTCTATCTTTGATAAAAAGAAAGAAGAGCCAAAAGAAGCAGCTGAAAATGTTAGTGATAACGAAGACTTCACTCCGGTTCCGGAAATAGAAGTAGGCAGAAAGCTGCGTACTGTTGATACGCGCGTCAATAATGTGGATCTTGACCGCATTGATGATGAAAAAATTGAGGAGCTTATTCCTGAAAACGTTAAA is from Monoglobus pectinilyticus and encodes:
- the nusA gene encoding transcription termination factor NusA, which codes for MSAELFNLLDEIEEEKGISKDVVLDALESALISAYKKNFGAVEDINVKFSDDGDIRIFARKEVVEEVEDRETQISLEDAQKIKGDYKAGDVAEFEVTPDSFGRIAAQTARQVVFQRIREAEREKMVDEYSDRENSIASAIVRKIERRNVMLEIDGAESVLMPNEQVKHDNYRVGERYKVFVVEVADSIKGVHLVVSRSHPGLVRCLFELEVPEIAQGIIEFKGISREAGSRSKIAVASTMDNVDPVGTCIGPKGMRVQNVIDELRGEKIDIIRYSDDPAEYVSNALSPADVVSIEVFPENKMCKVVVPESQLSLAIGKEGQNVRLAARLTGWKIDLSSIPDNEIKKGDKTLEAAFEQLGNELLTEEDMENEVSEILNDSY
- a CDS encoding L7Ae/L30e/S12e/Gadd45 family ribosomal protein, which codes for MSDEKLLRFIGLAMKAGKLMLGDGRAVESIRAGKAKLVLISKDASDNTKKKYRNMCEYRNLKLLDIFSDRNEFGQCIGRDFAVVAAVEDDGFAKRIVELAERVDE
- a CDS encoding YlxR family protein encodes the protein MPTRMCAVCRKRFEKSELNRVVMSESGEIFYDRTGKAQARGLYICRECVREAEKKRVFEREYKRRVEPSVYERFVSEVESG